CGCCAGAAGAAGCCCTGCCCGATCACTGAAGCGGGCATCCGCTATGTGGACTACAAGGACGACCGTCTCCTTGCCCGGTTCATCACCGACTACGGCAAGATCCTGCCGAGCCGCCTGAGCGGAGTGGACGCGCGCCATCAGCGTCAGCTCTCGAAGGCCGTG
The DNA window shown above is from Gemmatimonas sp. and carries:
- the rpsR gene encoding 30S ribosomal protein S18 — its product is MRRQKKPCPITEAGIRYVDYKDDRLLARFITDYGKILPSRLSGVDARHQRQLSKAVKKARFLALLPYVKGQTA